A genomic region of Trifolium pratense cultivar HEN17-A07 linkage group LG3, ARS_RC_1.1, whole genome shotgun sequence contains the following coding sequences:
- the LOC123917301 gene encoding cellulose synthase A catalytic subunit 1 [UDP-forming]-like isoform X2, whose translation MNMEGIATGSHERSELVRVRNGSASGSKPLKNLNGQICQICGDTVGLTATGDVFVACHECPFPLCHPCYEYERKNGQSCLQCKTKYKIHKEGPRVKGDDDEDDLRNEVKYGQGNNSKTGWQWDEDADLSSSSGHDSQLQNPHLVNGQLMSGEILGATSDTQSVQTTSGPLGQSENVHSRPYVDQKQPGLESDEEIRRVPEMGGESAGTSASRKGTGSTAGPERAQGAGEGQKKRGRSPADKESKRLKRLLRNRVSAQQARERKKAYLSDLETRVNDLEKKNSELKEKLSTLQNENQMLRQILKNTTASRRGNNGGANNAE comes from the exons ATGAACATGGAAGGAATAGCAACTGGGTCACATGAAAGAAGCGAACTTGTTCGTGTTAGAAATGGTTCAGCTTCTGGG TCTAAACCCTTAAAGAATTTGAATGGTCAAATCTGTCAAATATGTGGCGATACTGTTGGATTAACAGCAACTGGCGATGTCTTTGTTGCTTGCCATGAGTGTCCTTTCCCACTTTGTCATCCTTGTTATGAATACGAGCGAAAAAACGGCCAATCATGTCTACAATGCAAGACTAAATACAAAATTCACAAAG AAGGTCCTCGAGTGAAGGGAGACGACGATGAAGATGATCTGAGGAATGAGGTCAAGTATGGTCAAGGAAATAATTCTAAGACAGGATGGCAATGGGACGAAGATGCGGACCTCTCTTCATCTTCCGGACATGATTCTCAATTACAAAATCCCCATCTCGTAAATGGACAGctg ATGTCTGGTGAGATTTTAGGTGCTACTTCTGATACTCAATCTGTGCAAACTACATCAGGTCCTTTGGGTCAATCCGAAAATGTTCACTCACGACCCTATGTTGATCAAAAGCAACCAG GTCTTGAGAGTGACGAGGAGATCAGAAGAGTGCCAGAGATGGGAGGTGAATCTGCCGGAACCTCAGCTTCTCGTAAAGGCACCGGTTCTACTGCAGGTCCTGAACGTGCTCAGGGGGCTGGAGAGGGTCAAAAGAAGAGAGGAAGAAGCCCAGCCGACAAAGAAAGCAAACGACTAAAGAG GCTACTGAGGAACAGAGTTTCAGCTCAGCAAGCAAGGGAGAGGAAAAAGGCATACTTGAGTGACTTGGAAACAAGAGTCAATGACTTAGAGAAGAAGAATTCAGAGCTTAAAGAAAAACTTTCCACTTTGCAAAATGAGAATCAAATGCTGAGACAA ATATTGAAGAACACGACAGCAAGCAGAAGAGGGAACAACGGTGGTGCCAACAATGCTGAATGA
- the LOC123917301 gene encoding cellulose synthase A catalytic subunit 1 [UDP-forming]-like isoform X1 — MNMEGIATGSHERSELVRVRNGSASGSKPLKNLNGQICQICGDTVGLTATGDVFVACHECPFPLCHPCYEYERKNGQSCLQCKTKYKIHKGPRVKGDDDEDDLRNEVKYGQGNNSKTGWQWDEDADLSSSSGHDSQLQNPHLVNGQLMSGEILGATSDTQSVQTTSGPLGQSENVHSRPYVDQKQPGLESDEEIRRVPEMGGESAGTSASRKGTGSTAGPERAQGAGEGQKKRGRSPADKESKRLKRLLRNRVSAQQARERKKAYLSDLETRVNDLEKKNSELKEKLSTLQNENQMLRQILKNTTASRRGNNGGANNAE, encoded by the exons ATGAACATGGAAGGAATAGCAACTGGGTCACATGAAAGAAGCGAACTTGTTCGTGTTAGAAATGGTTCAGCTTCTGGG TCTAAACCCTTAAAGAATTTGAATGGTCAAATCTGTCAAATATGTGGCGATACTGTTGGATTAACAGCAACTGGCGATGTCTTTGTTGCTTGCCATGAGTGTCCTTTCCCACTTTGTCATCCTTGTTATGAATACGAGCGAAAAAACGGCCAATCATGTCTACAATGCAAGACTAAATACAAAATTCACAAAG GTCCTCGAGTGAAGGGAGACGACGATGAAGATGATCTGAGGAATGAGGTCAAGTATGGTCAAGGAAATAATTCTAAGACAGGATGGCAATGGGACGAAGATGCGGACCTCTCTTCATCTTCCGGACATGATTCTCAATTACAAAATCCCCATCTCGTAAATGGACAGctg ATGTCTGGTGAGATTTTAGGTGCTACTTCTGATACTCAATCTGTGCAAACTACATCAGGTCCTTTGGGTCAATCCGAAAATGTTCACTCACGACCCTATGTTGATCAAAAGCAACCAG GTCTTGAGAGTGACGAGGAGATCAGAAGAGTGCCAGAGATGGGAGGTGAATCTGCCGGAACCTCAGCTTCTCGTAAAGGCACCGGTTCTACTGCAGGTCCTGAACGTGCTCAGGGGGCTGGAGAGGGTCAAAAGAAGAGAGGAAGAAGCCCAGCCGACAAAGAAAGCAAACGACTAAAGAG GCTACTGAGGAACAGAGTTTCAGCTCAGCAAGCAAGGGAGAGGAAAAAGGCATACTTGAGTGACTTGGAAACAAGAGTCAATGACTTAGAGAAGAAGAATTCAGAGCTTAAAGAAAAACTTTCCACTTTGCAAAATGAGAATCAAATGCTGAGACAA ATATTGAAGAACACGACAGCAAGCAGAAGAGGGAACAACGGTGGTGCCAACAATGCTGAATGA
- the LOC123917299 gene encoding serine--glyoxylate aminotransferase, protein MDYVNAPGRNHLFVPGPVNIPDQVIRAMSRNNEDYRSPAIPALTKTLLEDVKKIFKTTTGTPFLIPTTGTGAWESALTNTLSPGDRIVSFVIGQFSLLWIDQQQRLKFNVDVVESEWGRGADLDVLESKLASDSAHTIKAICIVHNETATGVTNNLAKVRQILDAYQHPALLLVDGVSSICALDFRMDEWGVDVAITGSQKALSLPTGIGFVVASPKAIEASKSAKSLRVFFDWSDYLKFYKMGTYWPYTPSIQLLYGLRAALDLIFEEGLENIIERHARLGKATRLAVEAWGLKNCTQEEEWFSDTVTAVVVPPYIDGAEIVRRGWKRYNLSLGLGLNKVAGKVFRIGHLGNLNELQLLGCLAGVEMILKDVGYPVKLGSGVAAASAYLQNNIPLIPSRI, encoded by the exons ATGGACTATGTCAATGCACCAGGAAGAAACCATCTCTTTGTTCCAGGGCCGGTTAACATACCTGACCAGGTCATCCGGGCTATGAGCCGAAACAACGAGGACTATCGTTCTCCTGCAATTCCAGCTCTGACAAAAACTCTACTTGAGGATGTCAAGAAGATTTTCAAGACTACTACTGGAACACCATTTCTCATCCCTACTACTG GTACTGGTGCTTGGGAGAGTGCACTGACAAACACATTGTCGCCTGGAGATCGTATTGTATCTTTCGTGATCGGCCAATTCAGTTTGCTTTGGATTGATCAGCAGCAACGCCTTAAATTTAATGTTGATGTTGTGGAAAGTGAATGGGGCCGTGGTGCTGATCTCGACGTTCTGGAATCAAAACTTGCTTCAGACTCTGCACACACTATAAAGGCTATTTGCATTGTTCACAATGAGACAGCAACTGGCGTCACCAATAACTTGGCCAAAGTTAGACAAATTCTTG ATGCATACCAGCATCCAGCCCTCCTCCTTGTCGATGGAGTGTCGTCCATCTGTGCTCTTGATTTCCGTATGGACGAATGGGGAGTAGATGTGGCCATAACTGGTTCTCAGAAAGCCCTTTCCCTTCCTACTGGGATAGGATTTGTGGTTGCAAGTCCTAAAGCTATTGAAGCTTCAAAATCTGCTAAATCACTTAGAGTTTTCTTTGATTGGAGTGACTACCTGAAATTCTACAAAATGGGAACTTATTGGCCTTACACTCCTTCCATTCAGCTTCTCTATGGTCTTAGAGCAGCTCTTGATCTGATTTTCGAGGAAGGACTAGAAAATATTATCGAAAGACATGCTCGTTTAGGTAAAGCAACCAG ACTTGCTGTGGAGGCATGGGGCTTGAAGAACTGCACTCAAGAGGAAGAGTGGTTCAGTGACACTGTGACAGCTGTTGTTGTTCCTCCTTACATTGACGGTGCTGAAATCGTTAGAAGGGGGTGGAAGAGATACAATTTGAGCTTAGGTTTGGGACTAAACAAAGTTGCTGGAAAGGTTTTCAGAATTGGTCATCTTGGCAACTTGAATGAG TTGCAACTGTTGGGATGTCTTGCTGGTGTGGAGATGATACTCAAAGATGTGGGTTATCCAGTCAAGCTTGGAAGTGGAGTTGCTGCTGCCAGTGCATACTTACAGAACAATATTCCTCTTATCCCTTCAAGGATTTGA